In the genome of Pseudarthrobacter sp. IC2-21, one region contains:
- a CDS encoding DUF6457 domain-containing protein: MKSQDETLEEWSRSLLQAYDLEDVQIDVNAILSLAGVAAHSVVRPAAPLTTFIAGLAAGLAAGPGQAPDAAAMNAALDRARTLAADYDSAATEPKSAGAPVE; the protein is encoded by the coding sequence GTGAAAAGTCAGGACGAGACGCTGGAAGAGTGGAGCAGGTCGCTGCTGCAGGCGTATGACTTGGAAGACGTGCAGATTGACGTCAACGCCATCCTTTCGTTGGCCGGAGTGGCGGCACACTCGGTAGTGCGCCCGGCCGCACCACTGACCACCTTTATTGCCGGCCTCGCCGCGGGCCTGGCTGCCGGCCCGGGGCAAGCACCTGATGCCGCCGCCATGAACGCAGCCCTGGACCGTGCCAGGACCCTGGCCGCCGACTACGACTCTGCGGCCACAGAACCGAAATCAGCCGGGGCCCCCGTCGAATGA
- a CDS encoding molybdopterin molybdotransferase MoeA encodes MTTAPGDEAGSPDPLHAPPTPETGPVHLAHTWEEARKAAFDGATPIPPGRVPLGQALGRVLVEDIAALHDMPHYASSAMDGWAVNGSGPWIVSEPGQRLAPHQASPIVTGGLIPPGARAVLRSESAVLGTDEDGLPLLQTGGTARPGEPRNGQHIRKAGEEAVEGDVLVKAGVTLNPAHLAVAALAGHDDLLVRGKPVVKLLLTGSEVVAHGLPAPGQVRDTFGPQLASVVDMLGGIYAGQERIGDSYPEWLAGLEDLPPEVPDPAALPADVVITTGGTGVSHTDHLRRAVAELGGRLVIDGIAMRPGHPAVLAELPDGRFVLGLPGNPLAAMMALSTVGAPLLAALGHGTMPPIQHVPCGTTIEPEPGRTRLMPFRLLYGMASPAKHTGPGMMRGLASADGVMVVPPHGVQLGEPVAAFALPWGPPLPVPEPAGAKPKTRAGAKGATRTAGKDAAKPAGPVDWSALLG; translated from the coding sequence ATGACCACCGCCCCCGGCGATGAAGCCGGGAGCCCCGACCCGCTGCACGCCCCGCCAACGCCGGAGACCGGCCCGGTGCACCTGGCCCATACATGGGAAGAAGCACGCAAAGCAGCCTTTGATGGCGCCACCCCGATCCCGCCCGGACGTGTTCCGCTCGGCCAGGCCTTGGGCCGGGTCCTGGTGGAAGACATTGCCGCGCTCCACGACATGCCGCACTACGCGTCCTCGGCCATGGACGGCTGGGCAGTTAACGGCAGCGGTCCGTGGATTGTGTCGGAGCCCGGCCAGCGGCTCGCGCCGCATCAGGCCAGTCCCATTGTCACGGGAGGATTGATCCCGCCCGGGGCAAGGGCGGTGCTGCGCAGCGAAAGCGCCGTGCTTGGCACTGACGAGGACGGGCTGCCGCTGCTGCAAACAGGCGGCACCGCCCGTCCCGGTGAACCCAGGAACGGTCAGCACATCCGGAAAGCCGGCGAGGAAGCGGTTGAAGGGGATGTCCTGGTCAAAGCCGGGGTGACCCTGAACCCGGCGCACCTGGCCGTCGCCGCCCTGGCCGGGCACGACGACCTGCTGGTCCGCGGGAAGCCCGTGGTGAAGCTCCTGCTGACGGGATCCGAGGTGGTGGCCCACGGATTGCCCGCCCCGGGCCAGGTCCGCGATACGTTCGGCCCTCAGCTGGCATCAGTGGTGGACATGCTCGGTGGCATCTACGCCGGTCAGGAAAGGATCGGCGATTCCTACCCCGAATGGTTGGCGGGGCTGGAGGACCTCCCCCCGGAGGTTCCGGACCCTGCCGCGCTTCCCGCCGACGTCGTTATCACCACCGGCGGGACGGGAGTCTCCCACACGGATCACCTGCGCCGGGCCGTGGCGGAGCTGGGCGGCAGGCTGGTCATCGACGGCATCGCTATGCGCCCCGGCCACCCTGCTGTGCTTGCCGAACTCCCCGATGGACGTTTTGTCCTGGGACTGCCGGGTAATCCGCTGGCCGCCATGATGGCGCTGTCCACGGTGGGTGCGCCGTTGCTTGCCGCGCTGGGCCACGGCACCATGCCGCCCATCCAGCACGTCCCCTGCGGCACCACCATTGAACCCGAACCGGGCCGCACCCGCCTGATGCCCTTCCGGCTCCTCTATGGAATGGCGTCACCGGCAAAGCACACCGGCCCCGGAATGATGCGCGGACTGGCGTCGGCAGATGGGGTGATGGTTGTCCCGCCCCACGGAGTCCAGCTCGGCGAGCCTGTGGCCGCCTTCGCGCTGCCGTGGGGGCCGCCGCTTCCCGTCCCCGAACCGGCCGGCGCCAAGCCGAAAACCCGGGCCGGAGCCAAGGGTGCCACCAGAACCGCGGGCAAGGATGCCGCGAAGCCTGCCGGTCCGGTGGACTGGAGTGCCCTGCTCGGCTGA
- a CDS encoding molybdenum cofactor guanylyltransferase: MDADSFDFDAVILAGGRSERLGGVPKQGLKYDGDTLLGRSIAAAGGARAVVVVGPEPAEHPAGILSCREEPAFGGPAAAIAAGLAALAKAGGSRPPVTLVLACDMPNVRQAVTALREGLLAAGPLTTCDGVVAVSEDGRRQPLVGFYSTPALQRSAAELAARGQLINGSVRALLASLDVKPVAVPARSTADVDTWDDAATLGVGGPGPLGGSRSKAAADELGGRA; the protein is encoded by the coding sequence GTGGATGCAGACTCGTTCGATTTTGATGCCGTCATTCTTGCCGGCGGCCGTTCGGAACGCCTGGGCGGCGTGCCCAAGCAGGGGCTGAAGTACGACGGCGACACCTTGTTGGGCCGCTCCATCGCCGCTGCCGGAGGTGCCCGGGCCGTGGTTGTGGTGGGTCCTGAGCCCGCGGAACATCCGGCCGGCATCCTCAGCTGCCGCGAGGAGCCCGCCTTCGGCGGTCCGGCCGCGGCCATTGCCGCCGGGCTTGCGGCGCTGGCGAAGGCCGGTGGAAGCCGGCCGCCGGTGACCCTTGTTCTTGCCTGCGACATGCCGAATGTGCGGCAGGCGGTGACGGCACTTCGGGAGGGGCTGCTGGCCGCCGGTCCCCTGACAACGTGCGACGGCGTGGTGGCTGTCTCGGAGGATGGCCGCCGGCAGCCCCTGGTGGGCTTTTATAGCACGCCCGCGCTACAACGCTCGGCGGCTGAACTTGCGGCCAGGGGTCAACTGATCAACGGGTCGGTTCGGGCACTCCTTGCTAGTCTTGACGTAAAGCCTGTTGCCGTTCCGGCCCGGTCCACGGCAGACGTGGACACCTGGGACGACGCCGCCACACTCGGGGTGGGCGGCCCTGGTCCACTTGGTGGCTCCCGGAGCAAAGCGGCCGCAGATGAATTGGGAGGCAGAGCGTGA
- a CDS encoding HNH endonuclease, whose product MRTLVLNAGYEPLAVVTFRRALVLVLTGKASVIAEGDDPVVGPQEILGRPSVILLNRYIRPRYNQSTAVSRRGVLRRDGHRCAYCGKGAHTIDHVQPKSRGGADSWENLVAACLRCNNSKGDHTPAEMGWKLRFVPEAPHGTIWQIKELEKPTPAWDPFLLPERAA is encoded by the coding sequence ATGCGCACTCTCGTTCTGAATGCTGGATATGAACCGCTGGCGGTAGTCACCTTCCGCCGGGCGCTGGTGCTTGTGCTCACGGGCAAGGCCAGTGTTATTGCCGAGGGCGATGACCCCGTGGTGGGGCCGCAGGAGATTCTGGGCCGCCCGTCTGTGATTCTCCTGAACCGTTACATCCGTCCCAGATATAACCAGAGCACCGCGGTAAGCCGCCGCGGCGTCCTCCGGCGCGACGGTCACCGGTGTGCCTACTGCGGCAAAGGTGCCCACACCATCGACCACGTGCAGCCCAAATCGCGTGGCGGTGCCGATTCGTGGGAGAACCTGGTGGCCGCCTGCCTCCGATGCAACAACAGCAAAGGTGACCACACCCCGGCCGAGATGGGCTGGAAGCTGAGGTTTGTGCCGGAAGCGCCGCACGGCACCATCTGGCAGATCAAGGAACTGGAGAAGCCGACGCCTGCCTGGGATCCGTTTTTGCTGCCTGAACGGGCGGCCTGA
- a CDS encoding alpha-mannosidase — MHDDRRITEVRLARFVRERIDPAVYPRSVPLTLTSWDAPGEPVTVMEALRHDFLPQEHGAAWGQPWGTKWLRLQGDVPEAWGTGADTAVEIVVDLGFINEAPGFQCEGIAWRPDGTIIKAISPRNQYIPLKLLGSGMAVDFYVEAAANPDMAQGWTFAATPLGDKATAGTAPQYRLGRIAIAELNQTVWELQQDVWTLSGLMHELPVEQPRRHEILRALERMMDLMDPDDVPGTAAAGRAALAEVLSRPAYASAHQLVATGHAHIDSAWLWPVRETIRKCARTFSNVVALMDEDPGFVFSCSSAQQFAWMKEFYPELFGRIREKVKAGQFVPVGGMWVESDTNMPGGEAMARQFVEGKSYFLQEFGVECREAWLPDSFGYSAALPQIVKSAGSRWFLTQKISWNQVNRMPHHTFNWEGIDGTRLFTHFPPVDTYNAELTGRELAHAERNFRDHGRANTSLVPFGYGDGGGGPTREMLAAAHRTADLEGSPKVRIGSAESFFTQAEEGYAALPVWVGEMYLELHRGTYTSQAKTKAGNRRSEHLLREAELWCATAAVRSSFTYPAAELKRLWRLVLLQQFHDILPGSSIAWVHQDAERNYAAISSGLEALIGQAAAALLGEGSRLFLLNAAPHGRNGVPALGAAEPSVAGPAVQSHEVDGDGVDGGFVLDNGIIRAVLDSDGLITSLTDYATGREAIAPGARGNLLELHRDTPNEWDAWDIDEFYRRNVTALTDAQDVRLEPAESGARVVVERMAGSSPVTQSITLDVGSDSLAFTTAVEWQESEKLLKLGFPLDVKADRSAAETQFGHVFRPTHNNTSWEAAKFEICAHRWIHVAEPGYGVAISNSATYGHDVTRNVREDDGGTTTSVRLSLLRAPKFPDPSADRGHHELTVTVRPGAGIAEAVEEGYRTNLAPRLVRGGHGVEPLFTVDNAALVVEAVKLAEDGSGDVVVRLYESLGQRSAGIIKATFPVLDVQATDLLERPAEAPGVTPAGQGSVHLALRPFQLITLRFAR; from the coding sequence GTGCACGACGACCGCCGGATTACCGAAGTCCGACTGGCCCGGTTTGTCCGAGAGCGGATCGATCCCGCCGTATATCCCCGCAGCGTCCCCCTGACCCTGACCAGCTGGGATGCTCCCGGCGAACCCGTCACGGTGATGGAAGCACTGCGGCATGACTTCCTCCCGCAGGAACACGGCGCAGCATGGGGTCAGCCGTGGGGCACCAAATGGCTGCGGCTTCAAGGCGATGTGCCCGAGGCCTGGGGTACCGGCGCGGACACGGCCGTGGAGATCGTCGTGGACCTTGGATTCATCAACGAAGCCCCCGGCTTCCAGTGCGAGGGCATCGCGTGGCGCCCGGACGGCACCATCATCAAGGCGATTTCGCCGCGGAACCAATACATCCCGCTCAAGCTGCTCGGCAGCGGCATGGCCGTTGACTTCTATGTGGAGGCGGCGGCCAACCCTGACATGGCGCAGGGCTGGACGTTCGCCGCCACGCCACTGGGGGACAAGGCGACGGCGGGCACCGCCCCGCAGTACCGGCTGGGCAGGATCGCCATTGCGGAGCTGAACCAGACGGTCTGGGAGCTCCAGCAGGACGTTTGGACGCTCTCCGGGCTGATGCATGAGCTGCCGGTGGAGCAGCCCCGGCGCCACGAGATTCTCCGTGCGCTGGAACGCATGATGGACCTGATGGACCCCGACGATGTCCCGGGAACTGCCGCCGCCGGCCGCGCTGCCCTGGCCGAGGTCCTGTCCCGGCCCGCCTATGCGTCCGCGCACCAGCTGGTGGCCACCGGTCATGCCCACATCGATTCCGCCTGGCTGTGGCCGGTTCGCGAGACCATCCGCAAGTGTGCCAGGACCTTCTCCAACGTGGTGGCACTGATGGACGAGGACCCGGGCTTTGTATTTTCCTGCTCCTCGGCCCAGCAGTTTGCCTGGATGAAGGAGTTCTACCCCGAGCTCTTCGGCAGGATCCGGGAAAAGGTCAAGGCCGGCCAATTTGTTCCGGTGGGGGGCATGTGGGTCGAGTCGGACACCAACATGCCCGGCGGCGAGGCCATGGCCCGCCAGTTCGTGGAGGGCAAAAGCTACTTCCTGCAGGAGTTTGGTGTCGAGTGCCGCGAAGCCTGGCTGCCGGATTCGTTCGGGTACTCCGCCGCTCTGCCGCAGATTGTGAAGTCGGCCGGAAGCCGGTGGTTCCTCACACAGAAGATTTCGTGGAACCAGGTCAACCGGATGCCGCACCACACCTTCAACTGGGAAGGCATCGACGGTACCCGGCTCTTCACCCATTTCCCGCCGGTGGACACCTACAACGCCGAACTGACGGGCCGGGAACTGGCGCATGCAGAACGGAATTTCCGTGATCATGGCCGTGCCAACACCTCGCTGGTGCCCTTTGGTTATGGCGACGGCGGCGGCGGACCCACGCGTGAGATGCTGGCCGCTGCCCACCGCACCGCCGACCTGGAGGGCTCGCCCAAGGTCCGGATCGGTTCGGCCGAAAGTTTCTTCACCCAGGCCGAGGAGGGCTATGCGGCCCTTCCGGTGTGGGTGGGGGAGATGTACCTGGAACTCCACCGGGGCACGTACACCAGCCAGGCCAAGACCAAGGCCGGGAACCGGCGGAGTGAACACCTGCTGCGGGAGGCTGAACTCTGGTGCGCCACGGCCGCCGTCCGAAGCTCCTTTACCTACCCGGCCGCCGAGCTGAAGCGCCTCTGGCGACTGGTGCTCCTGCAGCAGTTCCACGACATCCTGCCCGGCAGTTCCATCGCCTGGGTCCATCAGGACGCCGAACGGAACTACGCCGCCATCAGTTCCGGTTTGGAAGCCCTCATTGGCCAGGCCGCGGCCGCACTGCTGGGGGAAGGTTCGCGGCTGTTCCTGCTCAATGCCGCTCCCCATGGGCGCAACGGGGTCCCGGCTCTCGGGGCGGCTGAGCCGTCCGTGGCGGGCCCCGCCGTCCAGTCCCACGAAGTGGACGGCGACGGAGTGGACGGCGGTTTTGTGCTGGATAACGGCATTATCAGGGCTGTCCTGGACTCGGACGGCCTCATCACATCGCTAACTGACTACGCCACAGGACGCGAAGCCATTGCGCCCGGCGCGCGCGGCAACCTGCTGGAGCTGCACCGGGACACCCCCAACGAGTGGGACGCCTGGGACATTGATGAGTTCTACCGCCGCAACGTCACGGCCCTGACGGACGCGCAGGACGTCCGGCTGGAGCCCGCGGAAAGCGGCGCCAGGGTGGTGGTTGAGCGGATGGCCGGTTCCTCGCCGGTGACCCAAAGCATCACGCTGGACGTTGGCAGTGACTCCCTGGCTTTCACCACTGCGGTTGAGTGGCAGGAGAGTGAGAAACTCCTCAAGCTGGGGTTCCCGCTGGACGTCAAAGCCGACCGCTCAGCTGCCGAAACACAGTTCGGACACGTATTCCGGCCCACGCACAACAACACCTCCTGGGAGGCGGCGAAGTTCGAGATCTGCGCGCACCGCTGGATCCACGTGGCCGAACCCGGCTACGGCGTCGCGATCTCAAACTCGGCCACCTACGGCCACGATGTCACCAGGAATGTCCGGGAGGACGACGGCGGGACCACCACCTCGGTGCGTCTCTCCCTGCTGCGGGCACCGAAGTTCCCTGACCCGTCGGCGGATCGCGGGCACCACGAACTGACGGTTACTGTCCGCCCCGGGGCGGGAATCGCCGAAGCCGTCGAGGAGGGGTACCGCACCAACCTGGCGCCGCGCCTGGTTCGCGGTGGTCACGGGGTGGAGCCGTTGTTCACGGTGGACAACGCCGCCCTGGTGGTTGAAGCCGTCAAGCTGGCGGAGGACGGTTCGGGCGACGTGGTGGTGCGCCTCTACGAGTCCCTGGGCCAGCGCTCGGCC
- the fdhD gene encoding formate dehydrogenase accessory sulfurtransferase FdhD translates to MGRVTQRRKVHKYVLDGSPAAQEFPIRHREDVLAVEEPLEIRLGQLSFSVTMRTPGDDFDLVAGFLVSEGIIWAPEQLVSLRFCAGEDENGVQTFNVVEAQLRPDVELPARGRNVFTSSSCGICGTDSIEAVQKSSRYSPAADPLTIPAEVLAVLPDRLREAQAVFDTTGGVHAAGLFRITDDGGVELLCLREDVGRHNAVDKVVGWALREGLLPLTGLVLQVSGRASFELVQKAALAGIPVLAAVSAPSSLAAELAQASGMTLAGFSRGTSMNIYAGQERVTLAASNKAEDAAARVAG, encoded by the coding sequence ATGGGACGCGTCACCCAGCGCCGCAAGGTCCACAAATACGTCCTGGACGGCTCGCCTGCTGCCCAGGAATTCCCCATCCGGCACCGTGAGGACGTCCTCGCCGTGGAAGAGCCGCTGGAGATCCGTCTCGGTCAGCTTTCGTTCTCGGTCACAATGCGGACTCCCGGTGACGACTTTGACCTGGTGGCCGGGTTCCTGGTGTCCGAGGGAATCATTTGGGCGCCCGAACAGCTTGTTTCACTCCGGTTCTGTGCCGGCGAGGATGAAAATGGCGTTCAGACGTTCAACGTTGTGGAAGCCCAGTTGCGGCCTGACGTGGAACTTCCGGCCAGGGGGCGGAACGTCTTCACCTCGAGCTCATGTGGCATCTGCGGTACGGACTCAATCGAGGCTGTGCAAAAATCTTCCCGCTACAGCCCTGCCGCGGATCCGCTGACCATCCCGGCGGAGGTGCTGGCAGTCCTGCCGGACCGGCTGAGGGAAGCGCAGGCAGTTTTTGACACCACCGGTGGTGTGCACGCCGCGGGCCTTTTCCGGATAACGGACGACGGCGGCGTGGAGCTTTTGTGTCTCCGGGAGGACGTGGGCCGCCACAACGCCGTGGACAAGGTAGTGGGCTGGGCGCTGCGGGAGGGGCTGCTGCCGTTGACCGGGCTGGTCCTGCAGGTATCGGGGCGGGCATCGTTTGAACTCGTCCAGAAAGCCGCGCTGGCCGGGATCCCGGTCCTGGCGGCAGTCAGTGCCCCTTCCAGCCTCGCCGCAGAGCTCGCACAGGCCAGTGGCATGACCCTGGCCGGGTTCAGCCGCGGCACAAGCATGAATATCTATGCCGGTCAGGAAAGGGTCACCCTGGCCGCGTCGAACAAGGCGGAAGACGCCGCAGCCCGGGTCGCGGGATAG